In a genomic window of Tripterygium wilfordii isolate XIE 37 chromosome 8, ASM1340144v1, whole genome shotgun sequence:
- the LOC120003753 gene encoding pathogenesis-related thaumatin-like protein 3.5 has protein sequence MLQMAHIHKLFFFTFTIIASGAVLSVKAKNFTMVNGCNETIWPGIITHSDGHNGDGFALKPGETTFYSSPTGWSGRIWARTGCNFDKNGNGTCQTGSCGTSLNCTGPSSPPNTIAEFTLGETDFYDVSLVDGFNVPIVVSPGHGKGNCSIAGCDGDLRQSCPPELTVKSDGKVTACRSACDVFNTDEYCCRGTYADPLTCMPSNYSKAFKQVCPAASSYALDDKTSIISCTDQEYIVTFCGTRNQTECSHHNKRLVCNKSTGSRILHQGWWLQMLLALPLLFIVLIKL, from the exons ATGCTTCAGATGGCTCATATTCACAAgctcttcttcttcaccttcacCATAATTGCTTCCG GGGCAGTATTGTCGGTAAAGGCAAAAAACTTTACCATGGTGAACGGATGCAATGAGACTATATGGCCTGGAATAATCACTCATAGTGATGGCCACAATGGTGACGGCTTTGCCCTAAAACCTGGTGAAACCACCTTCTACTCCTCTCCGACTGGATGGAGTGGCCGTATATGGGCTCGGACCGGCTGTAATTTCGACAAAAACGGCAATGGAACATGTCAAACTGGCAGTTGTGGCACATCTCTAAATTGTACAGGACCAAGTAGTCCACCGAACACAATTGCTGAATTTACCTTGGGAGAAACGGATTTTTATGATGTTAGCCTTGTGGATGGTTTCAATGTACCTATAGTAGTGTCACCCGGTCATGGTAAAGGGAATTGCAGCATTGCTGGTTGTGATGGTGACTTGAGGCAGAGTTGCCCCCCGGAGCTCACCGTTAAGTCGGATGGTAAGGTCACTGCCTGCCGGAGTGCTTGCGACGTGTTCAATACCGACGAGTATTGCTGTCGAGGAACATATGCAGACCCCTTGACATGTATGCCTTCAAATTATTCCAAGGCTTTCAAACAGGTGTGTCCTGCTGCATCAAGCTATGCATTGGATGATAAGACAAGTATCATATCCTGCACTGACCAAGAATACATTGTCACCTTCTGTGGTACAAG AAATCAAACAGAGTGCTCCCACCATAACAAGAGACTTGTCTGTAACAAATCCACTGGCTCCAGAATCCTCCATCAAGGATGGTGGCTTCAAATGCTGCTGGCATTGCCTTTGTTGTTTATTGTACTAATAAAGCTCTAG
- the LOC120003751 gene encoding probable LRR receptor-like serine/threonine-protein kinase At3g47570, whose protein sequence is MLLNALVFLSHLQVLLILQSFSASSSSFAVPFSNVTDEEALVAFNSSITYNPTSTIMGSNWSRGTNFCDWVGVTCSKRRQRITALDFSNMGLEGTISPYVGNLSFLVSLILSNNSFHGHIPSELGRLRRLKTLRLPLNRLEGSIPSSLHSCIKLEVVSLAKNMLSGGIPEELGTLKKLYGIHLARNNLTGIIPVSIGNMSALEMFVLSNNRFTGQIPSTLSYCTGLRMLYLSSNELNGSVPTELGTLQKLEILSLGGNDLTGTIPTSLGNISSLEQLLLDQNNIHGGIPDTIGKLRSLAWLDLEYNHLSGPIPHSIFNISSLIIISIVNNNISGDLPPDTGLWLPNLEQIYFGMNQIGGSIPAYLSNSSRLFYLDLGDNLFTGSIPSSLGHLPRLQFLGLDINRLTGDPGFGELRFLTALTNCRFLKILGIDHNRIVGVLPYSISNFSDSLQMISAFENQIYGPIPESIGALRNLNLLDLGDNNLSGTIPSTIGDLRNLQRFFLLNNQIGGSIPKVICNLGNLGELGLQQNRLTGPIPHCIGSLNHLQDLNLSNNSLTSSIPSSLWSLENLIFMDLSNNSLGGNLSSEMKMLRVMETMDISRNQITGKIPTILGAFESLSLLDLSKNSLHETIPQSFGDLKSLEFLDLSYNNLSGLIPKSLESLNHLKRLNLSYNDLSGEIPNGETFANFTIGSFLANKELCGKLLQKPCSHQNSNTTNILLKYILPIVVAVLIFVCLLCILRAYKHKTKKSTSSSPDAIQIPELKMITYHELRRATNDFSEANMLGIGSYGSVYMGTISDGTIVAVKVLNPNAQGAFTSFDAECKVLRTTRHRNLVKIITSCSNLEFRALIMEYMSNGSLEKWLYSENHNLNLFQRINIMIDVAIALDYLHYGQSEPVVHCDIKPSNILLDEDMVAHVGDFGIAKILPKAEDAMHTRTLGTIGYVAPEYGSEGRVSVKGDMYSYGIMMLEIVTGKRPTDEMFEGEVSLRQWISASFPNALLDVVDHVLKPNANNTRDFDMVQGLLFSFLEMGLECSREIPEERMDVKDVVAKLTQMKLKIVRSRRYRSV, encoded by the exons ATGCTTCTCAATGCCTTAGTCTTTCTTTCGCACCTTCAAGTGCTATTGATTCTTCAGTCATTctcagcttcttcttcttcttttgctgTACCCTTCTCAAATGTGACTGATGAAGAAGCTCTTGTCGCTTTCAATTCTTCAATAACATATAACCCCACCAGCACAATCATGGGTAGTAATTGGAGTAGAGGAACCAACTTCTGTGACTGGGTTGGGGTCACTTGTAGCAAACGCAGGCAAAGAATCACGGCTCTGGATTTTTCCAATATGGGACTTGAAGGTACAATATCCCCTTATGTTGGAAACCTATCCTTCCTTGTTTCACTTATTCTTTCTAACAATAGTTTTCATGGTCACATACCATCCGAGCTCGGCCGTTTGCGTAGGCTGAAAACACTTAGATTACCATTGAACCGATTGGAAGGATCAATACCTTCAAGTTTACACAGCTGCATTAAGCTTGAAGTTGTTTCCCTAGCAAAAAACATGTTAAGTGGTGGCATACCAGAGGAGTTGGGCACTTTAAAAAAGCTTTATGGCATCCATCTAGCTCGAAACAATCTTACTGGCATCATCCCAGTTTCCATTGGAAATATGTCGGCGCTAGAGATGTTTGTGCTGTCGAATAACAGATTTACAG GCCAGATTCCATCTACTTTAAGTTATTGCACGGGATTAAGAATGTTGTATCTCTCCAGCAACGAATTGAATGGAAGTGTGCCAACAGAACTCGGGACTCTGCAGAAGCTCGAGATCCTTTCTCTAGGAGGAAATGACTTGACTGGaacaattccaacttctttgggaAACATTTCGAGCTTGGAACAGCTGTTATTGGATCAAAACAACATTCATGGAGGTATTCCCGACACGATTGGAAAATTGAGAAGTTTGGCTTGGCTGGATTTGGAGTACAATCACCTCAGTGGGCCTATACCTCACTCAATCTTCAACATTTCCTCTCTCATAATAATTTCGATTGTGAACAACAACATCTCGGGAGATCTTCCGCCTGATACAGGGCTTTGGCTTCCGAATCTTGAACAGATATATTTTGGGATGAATCAAATTGGTGGAAGCATCCCTGCTTATTTATCAAACTCATCGAGATTGTTTTATTTGGACTTAGGCGACAACTTGTTCACTGGATCAATACCGTCAAGTCTCGGACATTTACCTCGTCTTCAATTCCTTGGTCTGGATATAAATAGACTGACAGGAGACCCTGGATTTGGGGAGCTCCGGTTTCTTACTGCACTAACAAATTGTCGGTTCCTTAAAATATTGGGCATTGATCATAATCGTATTGTTGGTGTCCTACCATATTCCATAAGCAATTTTTCAGATTCTCTCCAAATGATTAGTGCCTTCGAAAACCAGATATATGGTCCAATTCCAGAATCAATCGGTGCATTAAGAAACTTGAATTTACTGGATTTAGGAGATAATAACCTCAGCGGAACTATTCCATCAACTATTGGCGATTTGCGAAACTTACAAAGGTTCTTTCTTCTTAACAATCAGATTGGAGGTTCTATTCCTAAAGTTATTTGTAATCTAGGAAATCTGGGAGAATTGGGACTCCAACAGAACAGGCTCACTGGGCCTATTCCGCATTGCATTGGATCTCTTAATCATCTTCAAGATCTGAATCTCAGCAATAACTCATTGACCTCATCAATTCCTTCAAGTTTGTGGAgccttgaaaatctcattttcatGGATTTATCAAACAACTCCTTAGGTGGGAATCTATCTTCGGAAATGAAAATGTTGAGAGTCATGGAAACAATGGATATTTCTAGGAACCAAATCACAggtaaaatcccaactattctCGGTGCCTTCGAAAGCTTAAGTTTGCTTGATCTGTCAAAGAACTCATTGCATGAGACTATTCCTCAGTCATTTGGTGACTTGAAATCACTGGAATTCTTGGATCTCTCCTATAATAATCTATCTGGTCTTATTCCCAAGTCGCTCGAGTCACTCAATCATCTCAAACGTTTGAATCTTTCTTACAATGACTTATCAGGAGAGATACCAAATGGAGAAACTTTTGCTAACTTTACGATAGGATCTTTTCTAGCGAATAAGGAGCTTTGTGGGAAATTATTACAGAAACCTTGCTCTCATCAAAATTCCAACACCACCAATATTCTGCTTAAGTACATTCTTCCTATTGTTGTAGCCGTGCTGATCTTTGTTTGTCTTCTCTGCATACTAAGAGCATACAAACACAAGACCAAAAAGAGTACTTCAAGTTCTCCAGATGCGATACAAATACCTGAGCTCAAAATGATTACATATCATGAACTTCGTCGTGCTACGAATGACTTCTCTGAAGCCAATATGCTCGGAATTGGGAGTTACGGTTCGGTCTATATGGGAACGATTTCTGATGGTACAATTGTTGCTGTAAAGGTTCTGAATCCAAATGCACAGGGTGCATTCACAAGTTTTGACGCAGAGTGCAAAGTGTTGCGAACAACTCGACATAGGAATCTTGTTAAGATCATCACTTCTTGCTCGAATCTTGAGTTTAGAGCTTTGATTATGGAGTATATGTCAAATGGAAGCCTTGAGAAGTGGTTGTACTCCGAAAACCACAACTTGAATCTCTTTCAGCGGATCAACATCATGATTGATGTGGCAATAGCATTAGATTATCTCCATTATGGTCAGTCAGAGCCCGTCGTACACTGTGATATAAAGCCTAGCAATATCTTGCTAGATGAAGACATGGTTGCACATGTTGGTGACTTTGGCATTGCGAAAATCCTACCAAAAGCTGAAGATGCAATGCATACCAGGACTTTAGGCACCATTGGCTATGTTGCACCTG AGTATGGCTCCGAGGGACGGGTTTCTGTAAAGGGCGACATGTACAGCTATGGGATAATGATGCTGGAAATAGTTACTGGGAAGAGACCCACAGATGAAATGTTTGAAGGAGAAGTGAGTTTGAGACAATGGATTAGCGCATCATTTCCTAATGCATTACTGGATGTTGTTGATCATGTTTTAAAGCCAAATGCAAACAACACCAGAGATTTTGACATGGTACAAggtcttcttttttccttcttggaAATGGGTCTCGAGTGTTCAAGAGAAATACCAGAGGAAAGGATGGATGTGAAAGACGTAGTTGCCAAGCTAACCCAGATGAAGTTGAAGATTGTACGCAGCCGAAGATATCGTTCTGTGTAA